The DNA region TTGATACTTAAAAGATAGTCCGCTAACACGGAGTCGAATAGAGCATCACCTAAAAATGCTAACCGTCGATAAACGCTTTCTAAATGCTTTCGCTCAGTTTTAGAAATTTCAGGATGATTGAGATCCGAAGGATCTGTCAATGCAATTGTAAGCAAATCATCGTGCTTAAAGTTTGGAATGGCAATCGCCTTTTTTGCTTCTTCGAGCTTGATATCAAACTTCATATTTCTGCTCTATCAACTACCTCAAAGTAACTGAAACTGCCATCCCAACAGATAACCTTTCGGTGATGCCCCCACCGATAACTCAGCGGCATACGGTAAAGTTGTGCGGCGGCAGATAACCTCGAACACTCACCAATAACTTCTGTTCCATCCGCACCAACGCAGTGTTAGCCTGCGCCGCTACTACGACGCAACAGCAAACTCCGTATACTGCCTCATCTTAGGCTCATGGAATGCCAGTACAATATCCTCTTTGGGAACACCTTCGCGAATTAAATCAGTCGCAATACCGTTTTCAGTCCAATCCTCTTCGATCCAGAATTTACCATCCCGAATCCGAACATAGACTGTCATCTCAGTAATACGTTCCCCATTCTGCCAACCAAGGTTCATCCAGATATAGTGGGCTTTAGCCTCATCTACAATCAAAAACGTTTCAATGTCTGGGTTAGGGTGACGTTTACTCAGCTCCACGTATTCAGTCAAAATGCGCTGAATAAGCTTTGGATACTCCGTTAATTTATCCATTGCAAAATTTCCTCCATCTCTATATCTACAACAATGATGGGAAGTCGATGTTTATTGAGAATGAGTTGAGTCACATCCTGAGTAAAAAAGTATTGTATGCAACTTTGTTGACGGCAACGTACAACTTACGGTCTGGGGCTATTTCCTCTAAAAGATAGGGGTATATGTCATACTGACCGAGAGCCTCTTTCAAATCTTGTATCTTGAATACTCCAACAAAGCTGTTTACCTCCACAACTAGCTTCTGCCCATTTCGTTCAACCGCAATCGGACGTTCAGCACCCAGATCAGCATACAGCACGGTTCTGCGGTATTGAATGACGTAAGGATCATCTGTAACCAACCAGCCATCCTTAATCAGTGCATTTTTTACGGCATTATGGATGATATCTGGTTTGGGCATAAATCAAGTATATGTCAGGCTCTTATTGGTCAGGATACGACTCTAGGTTGGTTTGCAAACTATCCAGCCTAGGAGTGACCCACCTTTTGTGTCAGTAACTCACTAAATCCCTCTGGCTAAAGCTTTTCTGATTGATGTGATAGCAGCCTCAGCTTCCTCGCTTGCAGACCACCACCCGTCTAGAAGGGCCTTGTCATTCTGAGCCAAGCATTGGAGTTTTGACAATGCCTCCTCGGTTTTGAGGCTGCCTGCAGCAAAGCAGGCCCAAAACCTAATTTCAGCTTCCGAGTCGTCAAGTGCTGCTACTATCGCACCCACTGCTTCCTGATGTAAAGTTAGCGACTCCTGGGAAAGGTGATTCGCCAGTCCTTCTAAAGCTTGTGCTCGAACAGAAGGAGCCTCAGCCTGATTAATGGCCACCTCAGTCAATACCTGAATCACTTGTGGGGCTATTTGGCTATCTGGCTGAAAAGCGAGCGCATACACGGCACTTTCTCGCTGTACTGGATCAGAACTCGTCTCGAGAATCGAGAGTAAGGAGCTTAAATGCCTCTGAGTCATGATCGAACTTAGGGATGTCGCTGCCTGCATCCATAACTCAGGATGATGACCTGCCAGCACACCGATAAGCGCATCTGCATCTCGATCATCCCCTATCTTTCCAAGCAACCAACAAGCTGTTATTGCCTTGTCCAGGTCTAGATCATCGATCCAGCCAAATTGGCGAGTTGCAAGCCCCAAGTTTTCAAGAGCTTCGATGTCGCTGGCTGACTCTGGAAATTGTTGTTTGATAGCTTCAAGATCCATAGAGCATAGCTGTGTTGATGTGCTTGACGGTTCTCACCAGAGCGACTGATGGGGAATTGCCCGGAGTAAGAGTATAGATTCGTCGATTGCTGCGATCGCCCAATCAACTCAAGCCAAAATCTTGCTTCCTCAACTCCTCTATCAGTCATACCTCAATCACGCAATTTTTCTAACGCGGTACGGGGTATGCGTGAGCATCTACTCCCCAGGAATGTAGGCGACCAGTATTGCAGTTTCCAATCCAGCCTTCCGCCCCAATCAGCACACTCTGGGAACCACGGGCATAGTTGTTGCCCAAGAAAACATAACTTGATTCCCCTGCATTCAAGAAAGTAGTGCGACCCAACAAGCGGCGCTGACCATCATTGGAGTACACCAGGTATCTCACGGCTGAACAATGGGTTGACGGAGCCTTGAGCGTAACGGCATACTCTATCCCTGGCCCATCCGAGGTAAAGTTCAGCGTCGCCGTACGATCACAAAGTTGGCTAGTAGAGGTGCATTCAACCGTAAAGGTCGCAGCAGAGACAGCCGTAGCGAATCCCAAAATGCTCATAGTACCGAGAGCGAAGGCCATGATGTGCTTGTGCTCAACGCCTTGTGGCATCAGAGGTTTAGGAACCCCCATTGATTACTTGTAGTGAGCGTCGTGTCAGAGGTTCGCAGTGCTCAACGCCTTGTGGCATCAGAGGTTTAGGAACGGGCAGAGGCGCACCCCGACGCTGTTCTGAAGTTGGATCAGGTGCTCAACGCCTTGTGGCATCAGAGGTTTAGGAACTGGCTCATCAGTGGTCTAAAACCTTTATCAAAGGCGACTGTGCTCAACGCCTTGTGGCATCAGAGGTTTAGGAACGGGAGTCGATCGCTGCCGATAGTGCCCGCTGTTGAGGTGCTCAACGCCTTGTGGCATCAGAGGTTTAGGAACCCAGCAGGGTTACTGGGGTTGTCCCCTTCTCATAGTGCTCAACGCCTTGTGGCATCAGAGGTTTAGGAACCCACGATCTCGATAAATGCATTTCCAGACTTTTCGGGTGCTCAACGCCTTGTGGCATCAGAGGTTTAGGAACGTGCAACAGGACTTTCCGTTGGTTGGCGTGGGTGGTGCTCAACGCCTTGTGGCATCAGAGGTTTAGGAAGCGGGCGGGAGGAGCTTTGGAGTCGACTCATCCAGTGCTCAACGCCTTGTGGCATCAGAGGTTTAGGAAGGCGGTGGCTGAAATGACTGAGGAGTGAGGCTCCTCGGGCACTTTTGCAAGCTATTCCAGTAATTAGGGTTAAAAGTTCCATAGTTTTAATTTTACCTGAAGTTTGGTGAGGTTGAAAGCTAAGACCAGAAGTAGATACACCCTTTGCAAGCACCGGAAAGCCTTGAAGATCTGCTGCAAACCTTTACTTGGCAAGCAGTTGAAGGCATTAATCCACCGTTTTTACGGTGACATCCAGCTATGCTTGCATCAAAAAATGCGAAACTTTTCCTCCTCAACTGTCCAGGTTTCAGGACGATTACACGCCTGGATACGTTCTACACAGCGATCGCATAATCCAGCAATTAGCAGACTATCCTCTGCCTCCAGGATTTTTTCCAGTTCCCAGCGTAACTTCTCGCGATCGCGCTGACTTAATCGACAGCGAAAGATGGAGTACTGCAGGCTTTCGCCATAACCCTTGAGCAATTTGAATGCCTTACGCCACCGTTTGGGGTCACGGATGTCGTAGCAGATCATGTAGAAATTCTTACTTTCTGCCATACAGCCTCCTAGCGAATCACCAATTGCCCGAATAATCCGCCCTCACCCATCCACTCCTTTTCCAATAGCCGGACTTCCAGTTCCAGCAGCCGTCGGTAGGTGAGTGAATAATTCAGCACTGGATGCTTCCAGCTTTCCTCCTTACGGCGTTCGTAAAGGCTGATGAACTTACGCCGTCCACTCTCACTCAGCCAGACTTGGCCGCCTCTGATCTCAAAATCGGCTTGAGCCTCCCACTGGCCTCGATTGATTGATCCCATTACAGGCAGATCCACCAGGGGCACCCGAAAGATTTCCATCAAATCCAGAGCTAAGGGGGGTGCCTGAGTCCGGGGTTGATGATAGAAGCCAAGAGCAGGTTCCAGACCTACAACCAAGATGGCATTCATCACATCCTTGAGCAGGAGAGAGTAGCCAAAGCTCAACAGGGCATTAAAGCGGTCTTGCGGAGGACGACGATTCCGTCCGGAGAACTGGAATTCTGGTGCTACTCCCGGTGACAGCAACTGAGGCAAAGCCTTGAAATAGAGAGCCGCTAAATTGCCTTCTAACCCCAATAAGGAAGCGAGAGATTCTGCCTGGGGAACTTGCTTCAGGATGCGTTGCATCTGAGCGATCGCCGACTCTAGCTCTGGCAGAGTTTCCGAGCCGCGCTGCCCCCGCATCAAAAATTTGCGCTGACTCTGCCCCCGACAGATGACCAGTTGCCGTGCCAGTTGCAGGCAGGTGTCGGGTTGACTGAGTGCCTGATACTGGCGAACTCGTCGTTGAATACTCCCGGCACGAGGTTCAAAGCTCCCCAGATAACGCCCACCTCCAGAGATGAAATGCACACCAATTTCCTGTTCCGCACAGAAGTACAATGCCTGGGTCGAAATTTGGGCAAAGCTGTGGAGCACGAGTTGCCCTACCTGTCGTGCAGGTAACGCTTGAGTAGATTTGTCCCGCTTGGTAATCTTCAGTTGTTCACCATTTTTACCAACCGAAGTACCCGCCTCCAGAACGTGAATGACCTCCCGCTCGTCATCTTCGGGAAACAGCCGAATCGGTTGTTCAGTAACCCCTTGAGCCAATCTTACTTCTTCTGGCAGACACACCGGAGCCAGAGAACACCGGGCGC from Leptodesmis sichuanensis A121 includes:
- a CDS encoding ribonuclease III domain-containing protein, translated to MKFDIKLEEAKKAIAIPNFKHDDLLTIALTDPSDLNHPEISKTERKHLESVYRRLAFLGDALFDSVLADYLLSINQDLTKELANK
- a CDS encoding XisI protein, encoding MDKLTEYPKLIQRILTEYVELSKRHPNPDIETFLIVDEAKAHYIWMNLGWQNGERITEMTVYVRIRDGKFWIEEDWTENGIATDLIREGVPKEDIVLAFHEPKMRQYTEFAVAS
- a CDS encoding XisH family protein, translating into MPKPDIIHNAVKNALIKDGWLVTDDPYVIQYRRTVLYADLGAERPIAVERNGQKLVVEVNSFVGVFKIQDLKEALGQYDIYPYLLEEIAPDRKLYVAVNKVAYNTFLLRM
- a CDS encoding HEAT repeat domain-containing protein, which gives rise to MDLEAIKQQFPESASDIEALENLGLATRQFGWIDDLDLDKAITACWLLGKIGDDRDADALIGVLAGHHPELWMQAATSLSSIMTQRHLSSLLSILETSSDPVQRESAVYALAFQPDSQIAPQVIQVLTEVAINQAEAPSVRAQALEGLANHLSQESLTLHQEAVGAIVAALDDSEAEIRFWACFAAGSLKTEEALSKLQCLAQNDKALLDGWWSASEEAEAAITSIRKALARGI
- the cas2 gene encoding CRISPR-associated endonuclease Cas2 gives rise to the protein MAESKNFYMICYDIRDPKRWRKAFKLLKGYGESLQYSIFRCRLSQRDREKLRWELEKILEAEDSLLIAGLCDRCVERIQACNRPETWTVEEEKFRIF
- a CDS encoding type I-MYXAN CRISPR-associated endonuclease Cas4/Cas1 → MNTTTTPAQEQDTLRVNALHALAYCPRLFYLEEVEELYTQDASVFAGRRLHVEIEKDEEDEWQELILENSELGLRGRVDALRTRSGQTIPYEHKRGQCYRDRTNKPQAWESDRLQILAYACLIEAALGITVLEGRIRYHADNVLVHVPLDAQGRQEVREAIEQARQLRLTTERPPITTNERLCARCSLAPVCLPEEVRLAQGVTEQPIRLFPEDDEREVIHVLEAGTSVGKNGEQLKITKRDKSTQALPARQVGQLVLHSFAQISTQALYFCAEQEIGVHFISGGGRYLGSFEPRAGSIQRRVRQYQALSQPDTCLQLARQLVICRGQSQRKFLMRGQRGSETLPELESAIAQMQRILKQVPQAESLASLLGLEGNLAALYFKALPQLLSPGVAPEFQFSGRNRRPPQDRFNALLSFGYSLLLKDVMNAILVVGLEPALGFYHQPRTQAPPLALDLMEIFRVPLVDLPVMGSINRGQWEAQADFEIRGGQVWLSESGRRKFISLYERRKEESWKHPVLNYSLTYRRLLELEVRLLEKEWMGEGGLFGQLVIR